ATGAAAAACTTGCAAGACGCATTGCAGAAAGCCGTGCAATAAAACAGCGAGAGAAAGAACTTGCCAAAGAATCTAGGGTAACCTTAGAAACCTTCCTCTCAAAAACATCTAATGAAAAAGAAGCTCAAGTGCTTAATTTAGTAGTTAAGTCAGACGTTCAAGGTTCACTGGAAGCAATTCTTGAAGCACTACGTAAACTTAGCACTGCTAAAGTACGTATTAATATTATTCATGGTGGTAGTGGTGCTATTACTGAGTCAGACATCTTACTTGCCTCAGCATCTGATGCAATTGTTATAGGTTTTAATGTTCGACCAACAGCAAAAGTGAAAGAAGTCGCTGAGCAAGAGAATGTAGATATTCGTTTCTATGATATTATCTATAAACTAGTAGAAGAAATAAAAAGTGCCATGGCTGGCCTTCTTGCACCAATTAGTCGTGAAGTATATCTTGGACAAGCTGATGTACGTGAAATTTTTAATGTTCCTAAAATAGGAACCATAGCTGGAAGCCATGTTTCGGATGGTAAAGTTCTACGTAATGCAGGAGTCCGACTATTACGTGAAGGAGTTGTTGTTTATACTGGTGGTATTGCCTCCTTACGGAGATTTAAAGAAGACGTTAGAGAAGTCCAAAAAGGCTATGAGTGTGGTATTAGTCTTGAAAACTTCAACGATATCAAACTTGGTGATGTTATTGAATCATTTGAAACAGTGGAAGAAGCTGCTAGCTTATAGTAAATTATAATTATAATAAAAAGGGGAAAAGAGACTGAAGTCTTTTCCCCTTTTTATTATAATTATGTTACAAAACTGCTTTTTTAATAATACTAATATTATTTTATATTTTTTAGATCTTGTTCTAGTTATAGTATATGACTAATTAAAAATTACTAATGATGTGATACTCTATATTTCTTTGATTAAACCAATAAAAATTTTCTGTTTCCTAGTTAATTGTTAACTGTTGCTATCTAACAATATAGCTATATTAGCTAAAATAAAAGGGGATTAATGGATCATGGCTAACTATCCTCCATCTGCTGAAGAAATTGCTTCTCTTATACAACGTTATGATCGTATAGTAGTAACTTCCCACATTAACCCTGATGGTGATGCTATTGGTGCTTGTGGTGTGGTTTCCTACATTCTTAAAGCACTTGGAAAGCGTTTTATTATATATAATGCAACAGGTATTCCATATCATCTAGAATGGGTTCCTTTACCAACAAAAGTTATTACAAAACTAATGGATATTCCATTTAAGCCAGAATTATTTATTATTTTAGACTGTGGTGATATTTGGAGACTTGGTAGAGAATTATCTTCCTGTCTTTTAGAATACCAGTCAATAAATATTGACCATCATATAGGAAATCCAAATTTTGGGACATTAGCTAATTGGGTTGAGCCAAAGGCAGCTGCCACAGGTCAATTAGTTGCAGCTATTGCTGAAGTTATTGGAATCCCACTTACAGGAGAGCTAGCTCAATGCTTATATCTCTCAATTGTGACAGATACAGGCTCATTTGCATATAGTAATACAAGCCCAGGAGTATTACACTTAGCAGCAAAGCTTATTGAACTAGGTCTTAACCCCTCCCCCATAAGAGAACAGCTTGATAATCAATGGCCTCTTGCAAAATTTCACCTATGGGGAAAACTTATGCAAAAAATACAGTTAGAATATGATGGGCAAATTGCTATTTCTGCTGTTACCTTAAAAACTATTACAGATTTTGGAGCTACAAAAGAAGATTTAGAAGGCTTTACTGAACAAATACGAAAAATAAAAGGAGTACGTGTTGCTGCTCTTGTAAGAGAAGATCCTGGAGAAAGTTGTAAAGTCAGTCTTCGTTCATCAGGAACAGATAATGTACAAGCTGTTGCTATACAGTTTGGTGGTGGTGGACACTTTAATGCAGCTGGAGCAACAATCCATGAACCTATAGAAACTGCAGTAAAACAAATATTAGAAGCTATACAAAAAATTACATTTTCAACAACTGATGTAGACTAGATTTCAATGATCCTAACAAATTACTACTAAATTAGTGAATAATTACTATAAGTATTACACAATATTTAATAACTATCTATAGCTTAACATTAAACCTTGACTAATTTTTAACCAGCCATCTAATGTAACAAAAAGCAATAATTTGAAAGGCAAAGAGATAGTCATTGGTGAAACCATCATCATGCCCATTGCAAGCAAAATATTTGATACAACAAGATCTATTGCAACAAATGGTAAGTAAAGTAAAAAACCTATTTGAAAAGATTTTGTTAACTCTGTAATTGTAAAAGCAGGAATAATAATAAGTAAATTATTGCGTGAAATAGTTTCATGCTGATCTTTAGGCCAAATACGCTTAGCCGTCACCATTAAGCCTCTAATAGTAGACTCATCAGCATTACGTATTAAAAATTCACGTAAAGGTGGGGTTGCATCATAAAGAGCTTTTATAACTTCTAGTGCTGCTGGCGATGAGGGAAGTGCTGTTTTAAGATACAAGTCTTCCATCTTCATATATACAGGAGCCATAATAAATATACTTAAAATAATTGCTAATCCATTCATTACAATTGCAGGAGGAACCTGCTGTACACCTAATGCATTACGGATCAGTGAAGTTACAACAACTATCTTTACATATGATGTAACCATCATTATAACAAACGGAGCTAGTCCAAGTGCTCCTAAACCTAAAATGATTATTAGAGGATCAACACCAAACATATATTTATAGCTCCTTCATAAAGCCTATTCATCAATAGTTGTTGAAAATTCTAATATACGAATACCAATAACTCCATTAAAATTCATTAATACACCTGTACCAATAGTTTTATCTTCAAAAGAAAGTATAACAGGTGAATGAATATCTAACTCCAGTGTAAATGTATGTCCTTCTATAAAATGCTCTAACTCACTCAGTGTAGTATTATATTTTCCTATTTCAAAAGAAATAGGAACTTCCAGTGGATGCTCTATACTTTTATTCCTTATTGTGGACTCTGAACTCCATATCACTGGTGACTTCTGAGAGAATAACGTCGTTCCATTCCACCCAAGAACCTTTATGTGTCTTCCCTCTACAGAGCAAAAAATTTCTTTATCCAAAAATACCAAGGATAATCTATTTCTCAGGATAGGATAATCATAAGGGAATAAAACATCACCTGGTGTAAGTTGCATTAACTCTTTAATTGTTAATAAGCTATATCCAACTCTTATATTCATTTCTAAGGGTAGTGCTAATGGCATTACATTATTCTTTGGCAATGTCTGTAAATATATTAAAAAATTTTTTGCACTGTTTCCTTCTGGAATATAAATCCTGAGAGGAATATTTGATCTCATTAGTCCCGTATATGATTTATTCTCTTCTAACTTTGTAGAATCAAATATTAATGTAATCACACATCCAAACTGATAATCTACTAATGGTTCATAGAAAAAACCTAAAAATATTACAGGTACATGTAATATATTCTGTAACTTATGCTTTAATGGGGCAAATAAAGCTTCTAGTATAGGTAAAATAACAACATCTGATAATGGACTATCATATCTTACAGAAGATAAAGCTGGATGTAACCATAGAATACTTAAATCTTCTAATGCTATTTGTATCAAATCATTTTCACATTGGAATCGTAGAAAGACTTTTTCAGCAACATATAAAGAAGGTTGCCCTAAGTGAACAATGCAACTTGTTTCACCAAGAGGAATTATCCATGGTGGTGTGAGAGTTGTAACTTCATTCAGTAACCTCATTGCTAATTTTGACAACAAAGGAGGTGTAAATAGTTGTATATCTCCCTGTGACCCCAGATTAGACATTATTACTACTCCGTAACAGGAATAAAACTAATACATTAAAAGTTATTCATCTATATCTTCTTGTTCTTCTTCACGTTCAGGCATTTTGAAGTCTTCAAGTTCAACTTCTTCACGTTGTTGAGCAAGAATTTTTTCTTCTGCTTCCCATAACTTTTTATGTTCTGCGAGTTTTGCTGTCTGCTTTTTTAATTCTGTAAGATTCTTAATAGCTCTCTCTTTTGCTTCTATACAAGCTTCAACATAATCTTTTGCCTTATCTACAAGCTTATACTTTTCTTTGACATTATCTAATAAAATACCTGTCTTTACTTTTAATAATTCTAATTCCTTAAAAAGAACTAATGAGCCTATAATTTCACTATAGTATCTATTAATTTCCTGTTGGCACCATTCTTCATAATTTTTACAGTCTTCTTCAGCTTTTTGTAAATCTTTCCTTGCCTCAACAAGTGCATTTTCAGCTCTTAGTACTGCCTGTTGTGCCAACTCTTCCTTATGCTCTCGGACAGAAAGAAGCGGAGCTAATGGATATTTGGACATTCAATACATTCCTTATCATTCTTAAGCCACCGCTTTTTTTAAAGCCTGAAGTGTTTGCTCAAAAGTACTTTTTTCATCTAGGCCCTGCTGTAAAAAAGCATTAATCCCTTTATTATGTTTTATAGCATCATCCGCAGCAGGATCATTACCTGCTTTATATTCTCCTATCTGGACTAAAAGCTCAACTTCTGCATATTTAGCAAGATATTTCCTTAATTTCCCTGCATTTTCTTTATGTTCCTTTGTAACTATAGCATTCATAACACGACTTACACTAGCTAAGACATCAACAGCAGGATAGTGATTTGCTGCAGCTAACTTCCTTGATAAAATAATATGACCATCTAGAATAGAACGTGTTTCGTCAGCAATTGGCTCTGTCATATCATCACCTTCGACAAGGACAGTATATAATGCTGTAATAGAACCTTTATCTGAGTTTCCTGCTCGCTCCATAAGTTTTGGTAATGAAGAAAAGACAGAAGGTGGAAACCCACGACGTGTTGGAGGTTCTCCAGATGCAAGGCCTATTTCACGTAATGCACGACCAAAACGTGTGACAGAATCCATAAGTAATAAAACTTTCTTTCCTTGATCTCTAAAATATTCAGCAATTGCAGTTGCTGTATAAGCTGATTTAAGTCGCTCCATAGAAGAACGATCAGACGTAGATACAACAAGTACAGAACGCTTTAAACCTTCTGCTCCAAGATCATGTTCAATAAATTCGCGTACTTCTCGACCACGTTCACCAATCAATGCTAAAATACAAACATCAGCAGTTGTGCCTTTAATAATACTTGATAAAAGTGTACTTTTACCTCCACCAGCTGCAGCAAAAATACCCATCCTTTGGCCCTCACCACAAGTTAATATTCCATCTAATACACGAAGACCTAATGAAATTGGCTTCTCAATAATTCGACGTAACATTGGATTAGGAGGATCTGCATATACAGGATAGTATGTCCGTAAACGTAATGGAGCTTTCCCATCTATAGGTTCTCCAAGTCCATTTAATACACGACCAAGTAACTCTCTTCCCACTGGAATAGCATGAACCATTCCTGTAGGAATTACTTCTGTTGAGGGAGAAATACCTTGGAGATCTCCTAAGGGTGTAAGTAAAGCTACATGTTTTACAAAACCAACTACTTCAGCCTGTAAGGTCCAATTATCCCATGGGTTACGTAGTTCACATAATTCACCAATCTTAACGCCTGGGACAACTGCACGAATTATTGTACCAATAACTTGTTCAACCCTTCCTCTAACTTCTACAGGACTTGTATTCTGCACAGCCTCTTCAAGGAGTGAAGCAATATATTCAAGCGCCATAAAGTATCCTTTCTATCAACTTAATATTTAATTTTAGAATGGAAAGCACTTTCCAAAGCTTTAAGCTGTACATCTAAACTTGCATCTACAACACCATATTCTGTTTCAACAAGACATGAACCTGGTTCTAACCTGGC
The sequence above is drawn from the Lawsonia intracellularis PHE/MN1-00 genome and encodes:
- a CDS encoding DHH family phosphoesterase; the protein is MANYPPSAEEIASLIQRYDRIVVTSHINPDGDAIGACGVVSYILKALGKRFIIYNATGIPYHLEWVPLPTKVITKLMDIPFKPELFIILDCGDIWRLGRELSSCLLEYQSINIDHHIGNPNFGTLANWVEPKAAATGQLVAAIAEVIGIPLTGELAQCLYLSIVTDTGSFAYSNTSPGVLHLAAKLIELGLNPSPIREQLDNQWPLAKFHLWGKLMQKIQLEYDGQIAISAVTLKTITDFGATKEDLEGFTEQIRKIKGVRVAALVREDPGESCKVSLRSSGTDNVQAVAIQFGGGGHFNAAGATIHEPIETAVKQILEAIQKITFSTTDVD
- the sctR gene encoding type III secretion system export apparatus subunit SctR, giving the protein MFGVDPLIIILGLGALGLAPFVIMMVTSYVKIVVVTSLIRNALGVQQVPPAIVMNGLAIILSIFIMAPVYMKMEDLYLKTALPSSPAALEVIKALYDATPPLREFLIRNADESTIRGLMVTAKRIWPKDQHETISRNNLLIIIPAFTITELTKSFQIGFLLYLPFVAIDLVVSNILLAMGMMMVSPMTISLPFKLLLFVTLDGWLKISQGLMLSYR
- a CDS encoding FliM/FliN family flagellar motor switch protein, producing the protein MSNLGSQGDIQLFTPPLLSKLAMRLLNEVTTLTPPWIIPLGETSCIVHLGQPSLYVAEKVFLRFQCENDLIQIALEDLSILWLHPALSSVRYDSPLSDVVILPILEALFAPLKHKLQNILHVPVIFLGFFYEPLVDYQFGCVITLIFDSTKLEENKSYTGLMRSNIPLRIYIPEGNSAKNFLIYLQTLPKNNVMPLALPLEMNIRVGYSLLTIKELMQLTPGDVLFPYDYPILRNRLSLVFLDKEIFCSVEGRHIKVLGWNGTTLFSQKSPVIWSSESTIRNKSIEHPLEVPISFEIGKYNTTLSELEHFIEGHTFTLELDIHSPVILSFEDKTIGTGVLMNFNGVIGIRILEFSTTIDE
- a CDS encoding type III secretion protein, whose amino-acid sequence is MSKYPLAPLLSVREHKEELAQQAVLRAENALVEARKDLQKAEEDCKNYEEWCQQEINRYYSEIIGSLVLFKELELLKVKTGILLDNVKEKYKLVDKAKDYVEACIEAKERAIKNLTELKKQTAKLAEHKKLWEAEEKILAQQREEVELEDFKMPEREEEQEDIDE
- the sctN gene encoding type III secretion system ATPase SctN; protein product: MALEYIASLLEEAVQNTSPVEVRGRVEQVIGTIIRAVVPGVKIGELCELRNPWDNWTLQAEVVGFVKHVALLTPLGDLQGISPSTEVIPTGMVHAIPVGRELLGRVLNGLGEPIDGKAPLRLRTYYPVYADPPNPMLRRIIEKPISLGLRVLDGILTCGEGQRMGIFAAAGGGKSTLLSSIIKGTTADVCILALIGERGREVREFIEHDLGAEGLKRSVLVVSTSDRSSMERLKSAYTATAIAEYFRDQGKKVLLLMDSVTRFGRALREIGLASGEPPTRRGFPPSVFSSLPKLMERAGNSDKGSITALYTVLVEGDDMTEPIADETRSILDGHIILSRKLAAANHYPAVDVLASVSRVMNAIVTKEHKENAGKLRKYLAKYAEVELLVQIGEYKAGNDPAADDAIKHNKGINAFLQQGLDEKSTFEQTLQALKKAVA